The Stenotrophomonas maltophilia sequence GTAGACATAGCGCCGGGTCGACGTCACCGAGCCATTGCCGGCCCTGCGGGTGATCGACGTCGGCTTGCCGAAGACGTCCCGCGGGATGTCCAACATGGCTCCCTCTGCCAGTTCGATACGTACCGGCCAGTCAAGCTTCGCGGCATCTGCACCGGTGTAGGTCACGACAGTCGGGATACCCCTGGCATTGGTCGTGCGCACGCGCCGCCCCGGCAGGTACTCGGTTCTGGTGACCAGCGCGCCGATCTCCGAATCCTGGCTGACCTGGACCACCCGCCCCAACGCGTCGTACGTGGTACGGACGCCAGTTCCGGCGTCCTGGACCGCACCGACCCCCGCGACAGGATAGGACTGGAAGGTGACCCGCCCCTCCGTGTCATAGGCGATCACCGAGGCCCGCTGCGTGCCGGCCTCGTTGCCCGCGTCGTACTCGCGCACCAGCAATGGGCGCCACAGCGCATCGTAGTAGGTGATCTTGCGCGCATTGCCGGTGCTGACCGTCTGCCGCCAATGGCCGGCAGGAATGCCGTACTCGGCGCCGCCCACCTGGGCAAACTGTGTCGTGGTGGACGCCCAGTCCACCGTATCGCCGTCGGGATGGTCGACAAGCGACATACGCCCCATCGCGTCGTAGTCGTAACGCGTGGTGTTGCCCCGGCCGTCAGTGATCCAGCGTATCCAGCCATTGTCATCCACGCCGGCAGACTGGGACGAACCATCCGCGTACTGGATGGTTCCGGGGATGCCTCGCTTCCAGCCGGACAGGCTCACCGTATTGCCACGCCCATCCACCACGGCGCGAACGGTACCATCACCATTGTAGTGAATGGTCTGCTGGAGCTGGCCGAAGGCATAGATCCGCTGGGGCTTCGCGGTGGCCGGGTCATAATCCACCTGGGACTCGATCCGGCCCGTGTCCTGGTTGACCGACGTCCGGACCTGGCCAAGCACCCACTTCGACAGATCATCGTGATAGGTGATGACGTTGGTCTTGCTGTAAGACTGCGCCCCGGCGCTTCCAACGAACGTGCCCAGGAACATCATTGCGGAAAGTGCATTAACTCGACGCATCATCAGTGGGCCTGTTCGCAATGGATGGCGATGGGACAACCAGGACCAGGCACCGGAAGGACCGGCGAGGCACACATCACGGCAAACCGCGCACACGCAGAAGACCGGACGCGGCTGCATCCGGTTGGCGGTTGACGCTGATGATGGACGAAGCCCCCTTCGTCATGCCGTGCCTGTTCCCTGGACTCGGCCAAGTATAACCATGAAAACTGGGCGGAACGCCCGGCCCTTCGCAGCCCTGGTGGGCTGCGAAGGTTCCCGGACAATGATGCGCCTGCGGAACTCGACGGCCGCGATGGGCCGCCCGGCGCTGGGCGTCAGGCGGCCTTCATGGCGTGCTTGCGTGCCCGCATGACGTTGTGGCACTCCTGCACATCCGGCAGCAGCTGGGTCACTTCCTGGCGCACCGCCGGCGGCAGATCGTTGTCCTGCAGCACATCCTTGAACGCGCCCAGCAGTCGGTCTTCGGATTCTTCCAGTTCGGCCACGTAACCGTAGTTGGTATCACCAAACGCGGCGCGCACCTTGCCGTAGAACTGCTGCATCGAGCCGACCATGGTGCCGTGCTCGGCCGGCTTGCCACCGCTGGCGGCAACCGAACCACTCAGTGCCGCGACGATCCGCGCCTTGACCCCGGCGATGCGGGTGAACAGTGCCGACAGTTCGGCATCCTTTACCTTTGTTGCGGCTTCTTCATAGAAGGACTTGCCATCGCGGGCGATCTCGATCAGGTCGTTGAGGCGATGTTCGATGGTGGACTGGGTGCTCATGGCGTCGCTCCTGTGTGCTCGAAAGTCGGTGGAGAATGGCAGCGCGATCACGCTGCCTTCGGACACCACTCTGGACAGCTGCACGTGCCGGCTGGGTGAGTGCGGATTGATGTGCACGTCACCATCCGGAACACGTGCTGACTTCTTCATTGCCGGCATCATCGATGTTCACGGAAAATGAGCGTGCAATGCATGCCTC is a genomic window containing:
- a CDS encoding PA2169 family four-helix-bundle protein, encoding MSTQSTIEHRLNDLIEIARDGKSFYEEAATKVKDAELSALFTRIAGVKARIVAALSGSVAASGGKPAEHGTMVGSMQQFYGKVRAAFGDTNYGYVAELEESEDRLLGAFKDVLQDNDLPPAVRQEVTQLLPDVQECHNVMRARKHAMKAA